Proteins from one Colias croceus chromosome 22, ilColCroc2.1 genomic window:
- the LOC123701907 gene encoding retinol dehydrogenase 11-like → MWSFITFTIITIIKTLFFLIVLFFLFILGCRLYFQPVKEVCRCKTKLNGKVALVTGGNSGIGLETARELASRGAKVIIASRDVARSAAAVSDIISTTGNPHVHHKHLDLSKFGSIRTFAEDFNKNEDELHILVNNAGMAGTKPKLSEDGIEMSMQINHFGPALLTDLLIDKLKASASSRIIFVSSLLHQRAKLDFSDLIGKNVVNPLTRYANSKLFNIMWAKALAKRLPKGVTANSLHPGVVKTDRYL, encoded by the coding sequence ATGTGGTCATTTATTACTTTCacaattattactataatCAAAACtctatttttcttaattgttttattttttctatttatccTTGGATGTCGGCTTTATTTCCAACCAGTGAAAGAAGTGTGTAGATGTAAGACGAAGCTTAACGGGAAGGTGGCTCTAGTGACGGGAGGGAACTCGGGCATCGGGCTGGAGACGGCCAGGGAGCTGGCGAGCCGCGGGGCGAAGGTCATCATAGCGAGCAGAGACGTCGCCCGGTCCGCGGCAGCCGTCAGCGACATCATCAGCACCACGGGCAACCCGCACGTACATCACAAACACTTGGACCTCTCCAAATTTGGTAGCATACGAACATTCGCTGAAGACTTCAACAAAAATGAAGATGAACTTCATATACTAGTCAATAATGCTGGCATGGCTGGTACCAAACCTAAATTATCTGAAGATGGGATAGAAATGTCAATGCAAATTAATCATTTTGGTCCCGCTCTTCTCACTGATTTGctaatagataaattaaagGCATCAGCATCAAGTCGGATTATTTTCGTCTCTTCTCTTTTACACCAGAGAGCAAAGCTAGATTTTTCTGACTTAATCGGTAAGAATGTTGTAAATCCTTTGACACGATACGCAAACAGTAAATTGTTTAACATTATGTGGGCGAAAGCGTTAGCGAAGCGTTTGCCGAAGGGTGTTACAGCAAATTCGTTGCATCCTGGCGTAGTAAAAACggataggtatttataa